In Aquiflexum balticum DSM 16537, a single genomic region encodes these proteins:
- a CDS encoding HYR domain-containing protein, translating to MRAFLCILLMGWLWLPFAARAQSPTITAAEYFIDADPGVGNGNAFPVPNSPNPSVQTQVSLQGLPLGFHILGARFQDNDGNWSLTKSRIFVIETPPSQSGSNTLVAFEYFINDDPGIGNATNVTISPGVQSSLAIPISLQGLPEGFHTLSVRFQDQNGIWSLAKSRIFIVQNASSNLPLLPITAAEYFIDSDPGVGSGKSLPVSSGTNPQVIGNISTEELEPGFHTFSVRFKSQDNKWGFAKNRVFFVGDENFGKPTMVDYVEYFFDGDDPGEGNATSLPLDQPASAISVEALIAVADLSQGTHSITVRIRDTQGIWSPVVSEEFIVGEPQFTVPPKPDLAELPTLEAACAINLSDLTAPTATAEDGSKVIGTVDESLFPITKQGSSEITWTFTDISGLKSTQKQLVIIEDKEAPEISIPGRIVLNASADQCVFTNVDFSAVTATDNCGEPTLTNNAPENFGFGITVVTWTATDAAGNQVQSTQEVEVIDNIAPLITAPADLVIELPAGSDGIESININLGTPLILENCGLQLLENNAPVVFEVGSTIVTWTAVDLAGNTGTALQNVTITTEVLPTILAPAPLNVSTDAGSCFATIADLGTPSVTGENIPNDGISNDAPATFPVGTTVVNWAVTDGKGNIATATQEVTVTDPEPPTITAPAAVTVLATLSRCDASDVALGQPTVADNCGVKSITNNAPELFPFGNTTVTWTVEDLSGNVATASQIVTVTEDQEPLITAPADLLVQIAPDADSATGVALGQAEASDNCGIDKIENNAPTVFPLGVTVVTWTVSDISGNTATAEQIVTVTREVLPTITAPPAITVSNDPGTCGASGIELGTATVTGEDIPADGITNTSLETYPVGTTNVVWTVIDGRGNTATAIQTVTVVDNEAPSIIAPSTINTLTVANGCESGEIDLGEPEVSDNCEIAEVSNNAPEVFPLGTSTVIWTVIDVNGNEATAEQTVIVVDEELPLITAPANITIRIEADEDSAGDVELGQPTVSDNCSIDEVSNNAPGSFPVGTTTVTWTVRDGSGNTATAEQTVTVTREVLPTITAPPAITVNNDPGTCGASGIELGTPVVTGEDIPADGISNDAPESFPIGATIVTWTVIDGNGNTATAQQTVTVEDNEKPVIAAVSDITRSTDMGTCEAEIEISAPAVSDNCDSPIATGTRSDGFALDAPYPVGSTQITWTATDTSGNEAEQVVQTVTVEDNELPTIVAPANITIQLQPGQESATDVELGTPTTSDNCSVDVVVNLEPELFQIGTTTVTWTVSDGSGNTATDTQTVNVLPADTETDLPTVTAPADILVDTDKGICEANNVDLGLATFTGDIPDGGLSNDAPASFPLGENIVTWTVTDRNGNSATAVQKVTVRDRELPDIKAPANLVLGTTGGGISSSEVDLGEPEVSDNCSIAEVRNNAPAVFPIGTTTVTWTVIDGSGNECTAKQRVTVNLIEEACEVTAKAKPVVTLKLNSQGKARLTTEMADDGSSAACGPLKLDLSKCDFTCEDIGENSVKLIAKDAKGNRDEVEFKVIVVDESKPKIKVDRSAFVWMMKKGDTFTMPDFKDRVEASDNCGFELHQCPEPGTKFRKPENSFVEFEAKDASGNKATDRFKFNLLVFKCKVPNKNGRTTGEQELSDMLIVPWNTPFDKAISEGIVFEEGSDPEYISMINWQMNDYDPLRPGLYRITASLENEGFEGWDVSLDIPVIVLDKPLAEDIMISRNKVSTKVRNGEIIGSLNTLDPVDDMHSYSMDEHPDFYIEKNVLVWRGTGTPDAEMTVTVHSTDRAGQTISREITLYRELPPGEILIYPNPGREESNILVQLSGPGKVEIRIFDATGRLVYEEKEQQEGSFVRNLNLRGLSSGMYQVIVNSGNEVMTGRLVKE from the coding sequence ATGAGAGCTTTTCTATGCATCCTCTTGATGGGATGGCTGTGGTTGCCCTTTGCAGCAAGGGCCCAAAGTCCCACCATCACGGCAGCGGAGTACTTTATCGATGCTGACCCCGGCGTTGGCAACGGTAATGCCTTCCCTGTGCCGAATTCTCCCAATCCTTCCGTACAGACCCAAGTCAGCCTCCAAGGCTTGCCTTTGGGCTTCCACATCCTTGGGGCACGCTTTCAAGATAACGACGGGAATTGGTCCCTTACCAAATCAAGGATATTTGTGATTGAAACACCACCTTCACAATCTGGTTCCAATACCTTGGTTGCTTTTGAGTACTTTATCAACGATGATCCCGGAATAGGAAATGCCACCAATGTTACCATCAGCCCGGGAGTACAATCTTCTCTTGCAATACCTATCAGTTTGCAGGGGCTTCCTGAAGGATTTCATACCTTGAGCGTTCGATTCCAAGATCAAAACGGTATTTGGTCGCTTGCAAAGTCGCGTATTTTTATTGTTCAAAATGCAAGCAGCAATCTACCCTTGTTGCCGATTACGGCAGCAGAATACTTTATAGACTCAGATCCCGGAGTGGGATCGGGAAAATCACTTCCTGTAAGTTCAGGCACTAATCCTCAAGTTATTGGCAATATTTCTACCGAAGAATTGGAGCCTGGATTCCATACCTTTTCTGTCCGGTTCAAGAGTCAGGATAACAAGTGGGGTTTCGCCAAAAACAGGGTGTTTTTTGTTGGAGATGAAAACTTCGGTAAACCCACGATGGTGGACTATGTAGAGTATTTTTTTGATGGCGATGATCCGGGAGAAGGCAATGCCACATCTCTACCCTTAGATCAGCCGGCATCTGCGATTTCTGTTGAGGCCTTAATTGCAGTGGCTGATTTGTCACAGGGTACTCACAGTATCACCGTACGTATCAGGGACACCCAAGGAATTTGGAGCCCGGTGGTCAGTGAGGAATTCATCGTTGGTGAACCACAGTTTACTGTGCCTCCTAAACCTGATTTGGCAGAACTGCCAACCCTTGAGGCTGCTTGCGCCATCAATCTTTCGGATTTGACAGCACCTACAGCAACCGCCGAAGACGGCAGCAAGGTTATAGGGACAGTGGATGAATCATTGTTTCCGATTACCAAACAGGGTAGTTCTGAAATCACTTGGACCTTTACGGATATATCAGGCCTTAAATCCACCCAAAAACAATTGGTAATCATTGAGGACAAGGAGGCGCCAGAAATTTCGATACCGGGTCGAATTGTCTTGAATGCCAGTGCAGATCAATGTGTATTCACCAATGTGGATTTCAGTGCAGTTACCGCCACCGACAATTGCGGTGAGCCAACACTGACCAACAATGCTCCCGAGAATTTTGGCTTCGGTATTACTGTGGTCACATGGACTGCGACAGACGCTGCTGGAAATCAAGTTCAATCAACCCAAGAGGTTGAAGTGATTGACAATATTGCGCCTTTGATTACCGCTCCTGCTGACTTGGTAATCGAATTACCGGCCGGATCGGATGGTATCGAAAGCATAAATATAAACCTTGGTACACCATTGATTTTGGAAAACTGTGGTTTACAGCTGCTTGAGAATAACGCACCGGTAGTTTTCGAAGTCGGTTCGACGATAGTTACTTGGACTGCTGTCGATTTGGCAGGCAATACGGGGACTGCTTTACAAAATGTTACCATAACGACCGAAGTACTGCCTACCATTTTAGCACCGGCACCTCTAAATGTAAGCACGGATGCTGGAAGCTGTTTTGCAACCATTGCGGATCTTGGCACGCCCAGCGTGACAGGCGAAAACATCCCCAACGACGGCATTAGCAACGATGCACCGGCAACATTCCCTGTCGGCACAACTGTGGTCAACTGGGCCGTTACGGATGGAAAGGGCAATATTGCCACTGCCACACAGGAGGTAACTGTAACTGACCCCGAGCCACCTACTATTACAGCGCCAGCTGCTGTAACAGTTTTGGCGACCTTGTCACGATGTGATGCCTCGGATGTAGCACTTGGCCAACCAACCGTAGCTGACAATTGTGGTGTCAAATCGATAACCAATAATGCACCTGAACTCTTCCCATTTGGAAATACGACAGTAACTTGGACAGTGGAAGACCTGAGCGGAAATGTAGCGACGGCCAGCCAGATTGTTACCGTCACAGAAGATCAAGAACCGCTGATCACTGCCCCTGCAGATCTGCTTGTGCAGATTGCGCCAGATGCTGACAGTGCGACAGGCGTAGCACTTGGTCAAGCAGAGGCTTCTGATAACTGCGGTATCGATAAAATAGAAAACAATGCACCCACTGTGTTCCCACTTGGAGTGACAGTTGTTACCTGGACCGTTTCAGACATCAGTGGCAATACGGCCACGGCAGAGCAGATCGTCACAGTAACCAGAGAGGTATTGCCGACCATCACCGCACCACCTGCCATTACGGTCAGCAATGACCCCGGCACCTGCGGTGCTTCAGGCATTGAACTCGGCACAGCTACTGTGACCGGTGAGGATATCCCTGCCGATGGCATTACAAATACCTCCCTTGAAACCTACCCTGTGGGTACCACCAATGTGGTATGGACAGTCATTGACGGCAGAGGCAATACAGCCACTGCCATACAGACCGTAACCGTGGTGGACAACGAGGCTCCAAGCATAATCGCACCGTCTACAATCAATACCCTAACCGTTGCCAATGGCTGCGAGTCAGGAGAGATTGATTTGGGCGAACCAGAGGTTTCGGACAACTGTGAAATTGCTGAAGTCAGCAATAATGCTCCTGAGGTCTTCCCGTTGGGCACAAGCACAGTTATATGGACAGTGATTGATGTCAATGGCAATGAGGCCACTGCAGAACAGACCGTGATTGTGGTGGATGAAGAACTGCCGCTGATCACAGCCCCAGCGAACATCACCATCAGGATAGAGGCCGATGAAGATTCGGCAGGAGATGTGGAACTCGGACAGCCTACTGTCTCAGATAACTGTTCCATTGATGAGGTAAGCAACAATGCACCTGGCAGTTTCCCTGTGGGTACCACTACGGTAACCTGGACCGTCCGGGATGGAAGCGGCAACACGGCCACCGCAGAACAGACCGTTACAGTAACGAGGGAGGTTTTGCCTACTATCACCGCACCACCTGCCATTACGGTCAACAATGACCCAGGCACCTGCGGCGCATCAGGCATTGAACTCGGCACACCTGTGGTGACCGGTGAGGATATCCCTGCTGACGGCATCAGCAACGATGCTCCGGAAAGCTTCCCGATAGGAGCAACTATTGTCACATGGACCGTGATTGACGGTAACGGCAACACAGCCACCGCCCAACAGACCGTGACAGTTGAAGACAACGAGAAACCTGTAATTGCGGCTGTCTCCGATATCACCCGGTCAACAGACATGGGAACCTGTGAAGCTGAAATTGAAATATCAGCTCCGGCAGTAAGCGATAACTGTGACAGTCCAATAGCAACAGGTACACGAAGTGACGGCTTTGCCCTGGATGCTCCGTATCCTGTAGGCAGCACCCAAATTACCTGGACAGCAACCGATACCTCTGGTAATGAGGCGGAACAAGTGGTTCAGACCGTGACCGTAGAGGACAACGAGTTACCGACCATTGTAGCTCCTGCCAACATCACCATACAATTGCAACCGGGTCAGGAATCCGCCACTGATGTGGAACTCGGTACCCCAACAACCTCTGACAATTGCAGTGTGGACGTTGTCGTCAACCTTGAACCTGAACTCTTCCAGATAGGCACCACTACGGTAACCTGGACGGTAAGCGACGGCAGCGGCAATACGGCAACGGATACACAGACAGTGAATGTACTTCCTGCGGATACAGAAACGGATCTTCCGACAGTCACTGCTCCCGCCGATATCCTGGTGGATACGGACAAAGGAATCTGTGAAGCAAACAATGTGGATCTTGGACTGGCCACCTTTACGGGAGACATTCCTGATGGCGGACTGAGCAATGATGCCCCTGCATCCTTCCCGCTCGGTGAGAACATTGTCACCTGGACGGTAACAGACAGAAACGGCAATTCGGCCACTGCGGTACAGAAGGTAACTGTCAGGGACAGGGAACTCCCCGACATCAAGGCCCCGGCCAACCTGGTTTTGGGTACAACAGGTGGCGGTATTTCTTCCTCTGAAGTTGATCTAGGTGAACCAGAGGTATCAGACAACTGCAGTATAGCCGAGGTCAGGAACAACGCCCCTGCGGTATTCCCTATTGGCACCACAACAGTGACCTGGACGGTCATAGACGGCAGCGGCAACGAATGTACCGCCAAGCAGCGTGTGACAGTCAACCTTATCGAGGAAGCATGTGAAGTGACTGCCAAAGCCAAACCTGTGGTGACACTGAAACTCAATAGTCAGGGCAAAGCCAGGCTGACCACAGAGATGGCCGATGACGGTTCCTCGGCAGCCTGTGGCCCGCTGAAACTCGACCTGAGCAAGTGCGACTTTACCTGTGAGGACATAGGGGAGAACAGCGTCAAGCTTATAGCCAAAGATGCCAAAGGCAACAGAGACGAAGTTGAATTCAAAGTGATTGTAGTGGATGAAAGCAAACCAAAGATCAAAGTGGACAGGAGCGCCTTTGTCTGGATGATGAAGAAAGGGGACACCTTTACCATGCCTGACTTTAAGGACAGGGTGGAAGCCTCCGACAACTGTGGATTCGAACTTCATCAGTGCCCTGAGCCTGGAACCAAGTTCAGGAAACCTGAGAACAGCTTTGTGGAATTCGAGGCCAAGGATGCTTCGGGCAATAAGGCAACTGACAGGTTCAAGTTCAACCTGCTGGTCTTCAAGTGCAAAGTACCGAACAAAAACGGCAGGACGACAGGGGAGCAGGAGCTTTCAGATATGCTGATAGTTCCGTGGAACACGCCGTTCGATAAAGCCATCAGCGAGGGCATTGTCTTCGAGGAAGGCAGCGATCCCGAATACATCAGCATGATCAACTGGCAGATGAACGATTACGATCCGCTAAGACCCGGCCTGTACAGGATAACGGCATCCTTGGAGAACGAAGGCTTCGAAGGTTGGGACGTATCGCTTGACATCCCTGTCATCGTACTGGACAAACCGCTTGCTGAGGACATTATGATCAGCAGGAACAAGGTTTCCACCAAAGTAAGGAACGGTGAGATCATCGGAAGTCTCAATACCCTGGATCCTGTGGACGATATGCATAGCTATAGCATGGACGAGCATCCTGACTTCTACATTGAGAAGAACGTGCTGGTGTGGAGAGGAACAGGAACCCCTGATGCGGAGATGACCGTCACCGTCCACAGCACCGACAGGGCAGGACAGACCATCAGCAGGGAGATCACCCTTTACAGGGAGCTTCCTCCGGGAGAAATCCTGATCTATCCGAACCCCGGCAGGGAGGAATCCAATATCCTGGTGCAACTGTCAGGCCCCGGGAAAGTGGAAATCAGGATCTTTGATGCAACCGGCAGACTGGTGTATGAGGAAAAAGAACAACAGGAAGGCAGTTTCGTCCGCAACCTGAATCTGAGAGGTCTGAGTTCGGGCATGTATCAGGTGATCGTAAATTCCGGCAACGAGGTGATGACGGGCAGACTTGTCAAAGAATAA
- a CDS encoding Ig-like domain-containing protein: protein MKNQHFKFSGKYFGFLLLLTLSISFLFMPSCTDDFKENDNLADDFDILAQVISLKYGNLGVSDAANDGIDEFYFLSPTVSTQPKFHGSFHPNLAPIVEISDDFSFETVHTLFKREPNATNSVQVNAQEEFYFANWDLSKTKPVIGKIYRARVKVGSRVLGFVDFGVVRNANQKLNNNIIPVVENQQMRITFRIEDKICPARIEVVPEEAIILKGAQQQFTAIVYNFFDEVLENQKITWSVGNEAVASINQNGMATGSEFGSTSVLATVHDVTGEGALFVQEVETGPRPGKDIIVFNDMNPFDNEIGLVNPNNRLMVRNLVSFETIGPRANGNTIWFDCGKNSRYPNACSLTEGIHTNLKQLIQSFGFDLEMVNSSETPLTDIPQDVKVIFLWLPRIAYSLNEINNLKLFAEQGGRIVFIGEFDGFYEAIGFQVQNHFLENMGSDMRNIGGNLACFGIERNIPANSLRPHPITRDMAGVTFACASIVETGENDYPFVYDPSNTQILASVAQINTVPITELSPFRINPNLKMKSSADDKHWPYPGVITD, encoded by the coding sequence ATGAAAAATCAACACTTTAAATTTTCAGGAAAATATTTCGGCTTTTTGTTACTATTGACATTAAGCATAAGCTTCTTATTCATGCCTTCTTGTACGGATGATTTTAAGGAAAACGACAATTTGGCAGATGATTTTGATATTCTTGCGCAGGTCATTTCCTTGAAATATGGAAATCTAGGTGTTTCTGATGCTGCCAACGATGGAATTGATGAATTTTACTTTTTATCACCCACAGTATCAACGCAGCCTAAATTCCATGGAAGTTTCCATCCAAATCTAGCTCCCATAGTTGAAATAAGTGATGATTTTTCCTTTGAAACTGTCCATACTTTATTCAAGAGAGAGCCTAATGCCACAAACAGTGTACAGGTCAATGCACAAGAAGAATTTTATTTTGCGAATTGGGACCTGTCAAAAACAAAGCCGGTTATCGGTAAAATCTACAGAGCACGTGTTAAAGTGGGAAGTAGGGTTTTGGGCTTTGTTGACTTTGGCGTGGTAAGAAATGCCAATCAGAAGCTTAATAATAATATTATCCCGGTAGTAGAGAATCAACAGATGCGGATAACTTTTAGGATTGAGGATAAAATCTGTCCTGCAAGGATTGAGGTTGTTCCTGAGGAAGCAATTATTTTGAAAGGAGCGCAACAACAGTTCACTGCAATTGTATATAACTTTTTTGATGAGGTTCTGGAAAACCAAAAAATTACTTGGAGCGTTGGAAATGAAGCAGTTGCATCCATCAACCAAAATGGTATGGCTACCGGTTCCGAATTCGGTTCTACATCAGTATTAGCCACTGTTCACGATGTAACCGGAGAGGGTGCATTGTTTGTCCAAGAAGTTGAAACAGGTCCAAGGCCAGGCAAAGACATCATAGTTTTTAACGACATGAATCCATTTGACAACGAAATAGGTCTGGTTAATCCTAATAATAGATTAATGGTCAGGAATCTGGTGAGTTTTGAAACTATTGGACCTCGCGCTAATGGAAATACCATTTGGTTTGATTGTGGAAAAAACTCTCGTTATCCGAATGCTTGCAGTTTAACTGAGGGGATACACACCAATCTTAAGCAACTAATTCAAAGTTTTGGTTTTGACCTTGAAATGGTTAATTCCTCTGAAACCCCGCTTACAGATATTCCACAAGATGTCAAAGTAATTTTTCTATGGCTTCCAAGAATTGCCTATTCATTAAATGAAATCAACAACCTCAAACTATTTGCTGAACAAGGAGGTAGAATTGTTTTCATAGGCGAGTTTGATGGTTTTTATGAGGCAATTGGTTTTCAGGTTCAAAACCACTTTTTGGAAAATATGGGTTCAGATATGAGAAATATTGGGGGTAATTTAGCTTGTTTTGGTATTGAAAGGAATATACCTGCAAACTCTTTAAGACCGCATCCTATTACAAGGGATATGGCCGGAGTCACTTTTGCTTGTGCCTCAATAGTAGAAACAGGGGAGAATGATTATCCATTTGTTTATGATCCATCGAATACACAAATACTGGCTTCGGTTGCTCAAATAAACACGGTACCCATAACTGAATTGTCTCCCTTTAGAATCAATCCTAATTTAAAGATGAAAAGTAGTGCAGATGATAAACATTGGCCTTATCCAGGTGTAATTACTGATTAA
- a CDS encoding tetratricopeptide repeat protein, with protein MDNFEKSVALFKEGKFQEALDQINGIIKNNNTNTEHVFFRARVYSRLGEFQSSLDDFDFLISHEPYNPTYISDRAVVLHLLKRNEEAMSEFDRAINLEPGNPYRYSSRAYFKDRIGDLKGSIEDYEKAIELDPEDAVAYNNKGLVEEKLGYSQKSKSSFEKADDLVGYTPLQKNGKEGTKKPTLEDEINPKPQSNKAENPKKGTFGEYLEIVSKVFTDKNTQKEFFRFLGAKFKF; from the coding sequence GTGGACAATTTCGAAAAAAGTGTTGCCTTATTTAAAGAAGGAAAATTCCAGGAAGCATTGGATCAGATCAATGGAATCATAAAAAATAACAACACGAATACAGAACATGTTTTTTTCAGAGCAAGGGTATATTCCAGATTAGGGGAATTTCAATCTTCGCTCGATGATTTTGATTTTCTGATTTCCCATGAACCCTACAATCCCACCTATATCAGTGACAGGGCGGTTGTACTTCATTTGCTTAAAAGAAATGAAGAAGCCATGTCTGAGTTTGACCGTGCCATCAATCTCGAGCCGGGAAATCCCTACAGGTATTCCAGCAGGGCGTATTTCAAGGATAGAATCGGCGACCTGAAAGGCTCCATTGAAGATTATGAAAAGGCCATTGAGTTGGATCCTGAAGATGCTGTCGCCTACAACAACAAGGGCTTGGTAGAAGAGAAACTGGGCTATAGTCAAAAATCCAAATCAAGTTTCGAAAAGGCAGATGATTTGGTCGGATATACTCCCCTCCAAAAAAACGGCAAAGAAGGGACAAAAAAACCCACTTTAGAGGACGAAATAAATCCTAAACCTCAATCCAATAAAGCTGAAAACCCAAAAAAGGGTACCTTCGGGGAATATCTGGAAATTGTCAGCAAAGTTTTCACAGATAAAAATACCCAAAAGGAATTTTTCAGGTTTTTGGGAGCAAAATTTAAATTTTAG
- the holA gene encoding DNA polymerase III subunit delta — MAAKAEDVLKDLRSGKYAPIYFLQGEEPFFIDQISDFIEKNALKEHEKGFNQIVMYGKDVAISDILNNARRFPMMADRQVVIVKEAQNIQNLGREEADQQLINYIKNPLPSTILVFAHKYKNIDGRKSLGKELDKNVVFVKSEKIKEHLLPGWIEEYIKGQGHEINNQTAVFLAESIGNNLEVIANEIGKMFLNFTEKTTITKDHIQKFIGINKEYNNFELTKAIGLKDVLKANKIVQYFAQNPKSHPLIPIVGLVYAYFSKLAVIHYNKNSGDNELAKLTGVHPYFLKEYKIAANNYRLGKVIDNIAYIKEADLRSKGVETSGGGMEDSEILRELVFKIMH; from the coding sequence ATGGCCGCTAAAGCAGAAGATGTATTAAAAGACCTCAGGTCCGGGAAATATGCTCCGATTTATTTTTTGCAGGGAGAAGAACCTTTTTTCATCGATCAGATTTCAGATTTTATTGAAAAAAATGCCTTGAAAGAGCATGAGAAGGGTTTTAATCAGATTGTCATGTATGGTAAAGATGTGGCCATCAGTGATATTCTGAATAATGCCCGGAGATTCCCCATGATGGCTGATCGACAGGTAGTGATAGTAAAAGAAGCTCAGAACATTCAGAATTTAGGTAGGGAAGAAGCAGATCAGCAATTGATCAACTATATCAAAAACCCACTACCAAGTACTATATTGGTTTTTGCCCATAAATATAAAAACATCGATGGCCGAAAGTCTTTGGGTAAGGAATTGGATAAAAATGTGGTCTTTGTCAAATCAGAAAAGATCAAGGAACATCTTTTGCCGGGCTGGATTGAGGAATATATCAAAGGGCAGGGACATGAAATCAACAATCAAACGGCTGTTTTTTTGGCGGAAAGCATTGGAAACAATCTTGAAGTGATCGCAAATGAAATAGGTAAAATGTTTTTGAATTTTACCGAAAAGACGACCATTACCAAGGACCATATCCAAAAATTCATCGGTATCAACAAAGAGTACAACAATTTTGAACTGACCAAAGCAATCGGCTTAAAAGATGTACTCAAAGCCAATAAAATCGTACAATATTTTGCCCAAAATCCCAAAAGCCATCCTTTGATTCCGATTGTCGGTTTGGTTTATGCTTATTTCAGCAAATTGGCTGTGATACATTATAACAAGAACAGTGGTGATAACGAACTGGCCAAATTGACCGGTGTTCATCCTTATTTTCTTAAAGAATATAAAATAGCAGCAAATAATTACCGCTTAGGCAAGGTTATTGACAACATAGCATACATAAAGGAGGCGGATTTACGTTCTAAGGGAGTTGAAACAAGCGGAGGAGGAATGGAAGACAGTGAAATCCTAAGGGAATTGGTATTTAAAATCATGCATTAA